A DNA window from Vigna angularis cultivar LongXiaoDou No.4 chromosome 1, ASM1680809v1, whole genome shotgun sequence contains the following coding sequences:
- the LOC108322696 gene encoding uncharacterized protein LOC108322696 isoform X2 yields MGISKTEVNLRRLLAAAPQQQNQAKLVHYVATLREQLEQLGEEKTPEGLPRISKATLIEYSEKVEAIASKLVNHVTDQQVSEKAFERSFVEENSSEIEEKKQIPLSSGLRRRPVPTSYTEDKVHDLAETDNTSPVKLDASAHAHIEKHRMLQEDLTDEMVVLAKQLKESSLMMSQSLQNTEKILDSTEKAIEHSLASTGRANVRATAIYSESSKTSCLTWLVMFVMTCVFVMVILLIRVT; encoded by the exons ATGGGAATCAGTAAAACAGAAGTAAACTTAAGGAGGTTGCTTGCAGCTGCTCCTCAACAGCAAAACCAGGCAAAACTGGTGCAT TATGTTGCTACTTTACGTGAACAATTGGAGCAATTGGGTGAAGAAAAGACACCAGAGGGCTTACCAAG GATTTCAAAGGCTACGTTGATTGAGTACTCAGAGAAGGTTGAAGCCATTGCTTCCAAATTAGTTAACCACGTG ACTGACCAACAAGTATCCGAGAAGGCTTTTGAGAGGAGTTTTGTTGAAGAAAACTCTTCTGAAATTGAGGAAAAAAAGCAGATACCCCTTTCGTCTGGGTTGAGAAGAAGACCTGT ACCCACATCATACACAGAAGATAAAGTACACGACCTTGCTGAGACTGACAATACATCACCTGTCAAACTGGATGCTAGTGCACACGCACACATTGAAAAGCACAG AATGCTTCAAGAAGATTTGACTGATGAGATGGTGGTGTTGGCAAAACAACTCAAAGAGAGTAGTCTCATGATGAGCCAGAGCCTGCAAAATACTGAAAAG ATACTTGATTCTACTGAGAAGGCCATTGAGCATAGTTTGGCAAGCACCGGTCGGGCCAATGTGCGAGCAACGGCAATCTATTCAGAGAGTTCCAAGACTTCTTGTCTAACATGGCTTGTGATGTTTGTGATGACATGCGTATTTGTCATGGTTATTCTTCTAATACGTGTAACATAG
- the LOC108322696 gene encoding uncharacterized protein LOC108322696 isoform X1, producing MGISKTEVNLRRLLAAAPQQQNQAKLVHYVATLREQLEQLGEEKTPEGLPRISKATLIEYSEKVEAIASKLVNHVVCICELIFFWPNRCNHLTTVFLTQTDQQVSEKAFERSFVEENSSEIEEKKQIPLSSGLRRRPVPTSYTEDKVHDLAETDNTSPVKLDASAHAHIEKHRMLQEDLTDEMVVLAKQLKESSLMMSQSLQNTEKILDSTEKAIEHSLASTGRANVRATAIYSESSKTSCLTWLVMFVMTCVFVMVILLIRVT from the exons ATGGGAATCAGTAAAACAGAAGTAAACTTAAGGAGGTTGCTTGCAGCTGCTCCTCAACAGCAAAACCAGGCAAAACTGGTGCAT TATGTTGCTACTTTACGTGAACAATTGGAGCAATTGGGTGAAGAAAAGACACCAGAGGGCTTACCAAG GATTTCAAAGGCTACGTTGATTGAGTACTCAGAGAAGGTTGAAGCCATTGCTTCCAAATTAGTTAACCACGTGGTATGTATTTGTGAATTAAT ttttttttggcCAAATAGGTGCAATCATTTAACCACAGTTTTCTTAACCCAGACTGACCAACAAGTATCCGAGAAGGCTTTTGAGAGGAGTTTTGTTGAAGAAAACTCTTCTGAAATTGAGGAAAAAAAGCAGATACCCCTTTCGTCTGGGTTGAGAAGAAGACCTGT ACCCACATCATACACAGAAGATAAAGTACACGACCTTGCTGAGACTGACAATACATCACCTGTCAAACTGGATGCTAGTGCACACGCACACATTGAAAAGCACAG AATGCTTCAAGAAGATTTGACTGATGAGATGGTGGTGTTGGCAAAACAACTCAAAGAGAGTAGTCTCATGATGAGCCAGAGCCTGCAAAATACTGAAAAG ATACTTGATTCTACTGAGAAGGCCATTGAGCATAGTTTGGCAAGCACCGGTCGGGCCAATGTGCGAGCAACGGCAATCTATTCAGAGAGTTCCAAGACTTCTTGTCTAACATGGCTTGTGATGTTTGTGATGACATGCGTATTTGTCATGGTTATTCTTCTAATACGTGTAACATAG
- the LOC108322722 gene encoding uncharacterized protein LOC108322722, whose product MEKKKNHRIKRKRNEKPSARELHRPRSSDANAIFAQLLASLCSRPNSVIFINKCLFKLRRSVLISQTSLTSTLALLPTLLRSTRVEIVCLAADIIGAASLVSFDANEEIASDSETVKGLISLLHSRKRKVLLSACNAILDFSTTTCARRQLLNFSALNKLMFVFLQIFDGLECVCLWSDGDGSFCSLKIGIKEDKLSLVFLTATVVLINACEAEQLQGIPQSLSGAFLVILKQIRVRVSDQEVIKGAGKWNEEGHLCKSSITVSNLAECIFRLSINASQLTGLLSFEVVQRGLFGASDTSFKDFISNYWEVSPFLLARTMRDPDMHDMFGAFVQSLSWKGSVPSLLSSILQRLVACFPIASDEQNILNFLDEAKGKLGCPIVYQQDIRVVKTERQSTKEMHYFRDFNSSCVKEPQYFTFHEILKCGQAYNEGYTVALRGLEFRYQSISAIADTLALMFGQPSVGANLYLTPPNSQGLACHFDDHCVFVCQIFGSKQWTVYSPPSQLLPRLYDNLLGSVVDYTKAGRREFILREGDILYIPRGFPHKACTESGVGDGSPGFSLHLTLSIEVEPPFEWGGVAHFALHHWSENQKRLFYDGSNILSQKLVLVSVNLLHVAIGIISNLDPCFRKACLTAAVSLSPVVYESLFQSQRNTFFYLIDKICTESRFMEVISSIEVAVHKNEDPFQQIRWLWVFCMEKETNSEYNTNKSFTSEDILSLCAQHKDKLEALFLNVKSRFCSEVIFEEVVTSHRMLLQKYRSTRKQYINGMISLHDKL is encoded by the exons atggagaagaagaagaatcatagaattaagagaaaaaggAACGAAAAACCCTCGGCGCGTGAACTTCACCGTCCTCGTTCCTCGGATGCCAATGCCATTTTCGCTCAGTTACTCGCATCACTCTGCAGCAGACCCAACTCTGTTATCTTCATCAACAAATGCTTATTCAAACTTCGCCGTTCGGTTCTCATCTCGCAGACCTCGCTGACGTCCACTTTGGCGTTGCTCCCAACCCTACTCCGCTCCACGCGGGTGGAAATCGTGTGCCTCGCTGCAGACATTATCGGCGCCGCCTCGCTCGTTTCCTTCGACGCCAACGAGGAAATCGCTTCTGATTCTGAAACCGTCAAGGGACTAATCTCGCTGTTGCACAGTCGCAAGAGGAAGGTTTTGTTATCTGCCTGCAATGCCATTTTAGACTTTTCCACTACCACCTGCGCCCGACGACAATTGCTCAATTTTTCTGCGTTGAACAAATTGAT GTTTGTGTTTCTTCAGATTTTCGATGGTTTGGAATGCGTCTGTTTATGGTCTGACGGTGATGGAAGTTTTTGCTCTCTTAAGATTGGGATTAAGGAAGATAAACTGTCACTGGTTTTTCTCACTGCAACTGTTGTTCTTATCAATGCCTGTGAAGCTGAGCAGCTACAGGGTATCCCACAAAGTCTTTCTGGAGCATTTCTGGTAATTTTGAAACAGATAAGGGTGAGAGTGAGTGATCAAGAGGTGATCAAAGGTGCTGGGAAGTGGAATGAAGAAGGGCATCTTTGTAAGAGTAGCATTACAGTTAGTAATCTTGCAGAATGCATCTTTAGGCTCTCCATTAATGCTTCTCAACTTACTGGCCTTTTGTCTTTTGAAGTGGTTCAAAGAGGTCTTTTTGGTGCGAGTGATACTagttttaaagattttatatcAAATTACTGGGAGGTTTCCCCTTTTCTGCTGGCGAGGACCATGAGGGATCCAGACATGCATGATATGTTTGGTGCATTTGTTCAGTCTTTGAGCTGGAAAGGGAGCGTTCCTTCTCTTCTTTCCTCAATTCTTCAAAGATTAGTGGCTTGTTTTCCTATTGCCTCAGATGAACAAAACATACTTAATTTTCTGGATGAGGCAAAAGGTAAACTTGGCTGTCCTATAGTCTACCAGCAGGATATACGTGTTGTCAAAACAGAGAGGCAATCAACAAAAGAAATGCATTACTTTCGGGACTTTAACTCAAGCTGCGTTAAGGAACCTCAGTACTTTACTTTTCATGAGATCTTAAAATGTGGGCAAGCATATAACGAGGGGTATACTGTTGCTCTGCGTGGTCTGGAGTTTCGATATCAGAGCATTTCGGCTATTGCAGATACTTTGGCACTTATGTTTGGTCAACCTTCAGTTGGTGCTAACTTGTACTTAACCCCCCCTAATTCCCAGGGTTTGGCTTGTCACTTTGATGACCACTGTGTATTTGTATGCCAGATTTTTGGTTCCAAGCAGTGGACTGTATACTCTCCACCCAGTCAGCTGTTACCTCGCTTGTATGATAATTTACTTGGTTCTGTTGTTGACTATACAAAAGCTGGTAGACGAGAGTTCATTCTCAGGGAAGGTGATATATTATACATTCCCAGAGGTTTTCCGCACAAAGCATGTACAGAATCTGGTGTTGGTGATGGTTCTCCTGGGTTCTCATTGCACCTTACCCTTAGTATTGAGGTTGAACCTCCTTTTGA GTGGGGAGGAGTAGCTCATTTTGCACTTCACCACTGGAGTGAAAACCAGAAAAGACTGTTTTATGATGGCTCAAATATTTTGTCTCAAAAACTTGTTCTAGTGTCTGTGAATCTATTACATGTTGCCATTGGGATCATTAGCAATTTGGATCCTTGCTTTAGGAAAGCATGCTTGACTGCTGCAGTTTCCTTGTCGCCAGTTGTTTATGAAAGTCTTTTTCAGAGTCAGAGGAACACTTTTTTCTACTTAATTGATAAAATCTGTACTGAATCTAGATTCATGGAAGTCATAAGCAGCATAGAGGTTGCTGTTCACAAAAATGAAGATCCATTCCAGCAAATCCGATGGCTTTGGGTTTTTTGTATGGAAAAAGAAACCAACAGTGAATACAACACCAATAAATCTTTCACGAGTGAAGATATACTTTCTTTGTGTGCCCAACACAAGGATAAATTAGAAGCTCTTTTTCTGAATGTGAAGTCAAGGTTTTGTAGTGAGGTGATATTTGAAGAAGTTGTAACTAGTCACAGGATGCTGCTCCAGAAATATAGAAGTACCAGAAAGCAATATATTAATGGAATGATTTCACTTcatgataaattataa